In Lachnospiraceae bacterium, the DNA window AGAAAGCCAGCGCCTTGAGACGCTGGCCTAGTAACAAGGGCTTATAGCCCTAGTGCAAACCACCCGTTGGACGGGTGGTTATGATTATTAAAATATAAATTAAATGTACCTTTTGAATCAACAAAGTAAGGAAGATTTGAAAACATGGATTTCGCATTTTCGGTGGATGGAACTTCATATCCAGTACCAATGCAATAGTCTCCAAAAGCAGTATTAAAAACAGAATCCCCAACTAACTGTGCAGCATTATGATAGTCGTATAATTCAAAATCTGTGTTATGGCTGGTAGGTTCGTGTGCAAACCAAACACCGTCAATGCAATAAACCGGAAATGCATGAGCAGAGAACAATAATTCAACGCCGGAAGTAGGCAAGCCTACACACATTCCGAGAAGTTCGGCAGTATTTGTAAAACCATCACAGGCAGATTTTTTTTCAACTAAGCAACCATATGGAAGATGAACATTTTCACCATTATTATCATATTCTGCTTCATTAATTTTTTTTGCAATCGCAACTGCTTTTTCGTAATCAGAAGCATTTTTCCAATCAAAACTATTCAAGAAACTCCGCAATTCATTTTCGATTCCGAGAACCATTGGATCGTTTTCAAACTGTTCATATCCGCTAATAGGCATACCAGCTAATTTCGCAATCGCAATTATAGCAGAACCTTGCATACCAGTAACCATTTCAAAAATATCCTTATCTTTAATAGCCTGCTCTTTTGCATAAATAAAATAATTCTGAACAGAAGGATTAGATAAATAAATATTCTGGCTGCTCCATTTAAGATCAAGGTAGCCGTCATTTCCTATCACAAGATACTTTTTCAAATGAGCCAATGGATACTGCTCATTTGAAGTTGAATTATTGGTGGAAGAATTAGCACTTGTCTGTGTCTGAACAACACCATTTACAGTCCACGCACCATCTGCATTTACGGTATAGCCGTCTGGGGTGGTTGTATTTGCATACATTATACCATTAGCGTCAAAACAGTATGATTTCCCGTTAATCCACTGCCAGTTGTTTGTAGTAAAAGAACCATCATCATTCTGATATTTCCAAGATGAACCTTCCTGTTTCCACTCTCCTGCAAAGACAGGTGTTACAAACAACATAGAAGCAGCCAATGTACCAGACAGGATTCTCATAACTTTGCTTTTAATTTTTTTCATAATGTATTCTCCTTAAATAACTAAAAATGTCTGATATAACATTATTTTAAACATATTTTATAACATATATTCTAACATATAAATATTAGAGAATCAAACCTAAAATATGTTAGGAGGACATATTTTATGGATGATAAATTGATTATAAGGAAAGTTCGTGGAGAGGATGGATATAAGGTATTCTCGGTCAGAGTAAAGAAAGAACTTGTGAAATCTTTGGATGAAATTGCGGAAGCTTCTGGATACAGCCGCAATGAAATTGTGAACATATTTCTGGAATATGCGATTCAGCATTACATTATTGAAGAATGAAAAGATTTCACAAGTTGGAAAGTGGTGGCTTGAGTATATAAATATGATACGTTAGAGATAAAAATAATCAAAATTATATAAAGAAGCGAGAGATACTTGATATTATTGTTGTACCTCTCGCTTCTTTTTTACTATCATTGCATTTTCTTATATACTGTAATAAGTATAGATTATTACTCATAAGCTACATGATTGTTAGCGAGTTACAAGTTATAGCATGATGCGGCCATCAATCCTGATCGAGGTTACATTAGCGATATTGGCATCAGTGCAGCGGGTTTCATTGGCATCATAAGTGCTGGGTGATGACATTAGTGTAATCTTGAGAGTAGATGTATTTGCATCTAAAGCAGCCAAAGTGGCCAATGTAGCATACAGTAAGGGTTTGACCCGGCCCTGGCTGCATAACCGCTGCAACGCTGTTGGTACAGAGTCTGGTGCAGATTTAAGAGGCATAGGTAAGACTGGCATTTGGCCATAAATTAAAGCCTCGATAAAGTAATTATGCCAAGAGTCTAATGCTTCTTTGACAAATACATTGTTGACATTGCAATGTTGAGATAGATAGATAAGCATCTCTAATTGCTCCCAAGGATCTCGTACATCACGTAATTGTACATATCGCTCGTCGGAGATGTCGAGTTTGGTTGCGATGGTTGTGATATCCCAGTGTTTAGTTTTTGCACGATCCATTAAAAACGATTGCAGTTTAGTTGTTGCAGTAAAGATAAGAGATAAAAATAAATACATGCCGTTTGTATATTTCATAAAAAGCTCCTTATGGTTGGCATGTAGCTGTTGTATTTGTTCAGTCAAATTAAATTGACCAACTACTATTTTGGAATTTACGAATATTGAGAAGATATTGCGATTTTATAAGAAATTTTCAGACAAAAAAGGTTCAACTATTAAACAAAAATAATTGAACCTTGAATTCCGTGAACATAAAATACTTGACTAAATATATTATACCACATTTTTTTGAGTAAAACAAGCACAATTTCTATTTTTTAATACGTTGACAACCTTACCATAAAAGAAACAGGGATTGCATTATTTTGTTAGCTAAAATATAAATATATAATTATATCATATTTAGATATAAAAAACAAGTATCAAAATGCAGGTTTTTACCGCAAAATGGGGGATGTAAAGCAATGATAAAACAGATGTATAATCATGACATCAGATGGAGGTGATAATAACCGCCACCGGAAAAACAAGAATAGGAGCTAAAAAATTATGACATTAGAGTACGATTATGCTACATCTACATCAATTAGGATCGCAGAGCACTTCGATGATGGACGCGGATTTGAATTTTTTTCAGAGACGTTGTACAAAACTAAGGACACAGACGAGTACTGGTTATTATGTGAGGGCGGTGCCAAGACAGATCTTGCTACACGTGATGACTACGGCAGCGTGAGCGGTGGTACCGGGATATGCATCTTGGGTAGTCACGAGAGAGCGTATGAGTGGGCCTGTGAATATTATGAGGAAAAAGAAGCCCACGAATTAATCTATGGCAATGTAGACTAATATAAGGAGTGATGTGTTGGTGGCTGACACTGAGCAGTCAGCCACCAGAAGAAAGGTATATGAATCAAGAGCGAAAGATAAATGATTACTACAACCAAGAGGATTTACAACAGTTATTTGGTTTTGGCCGTGACAAAATGCATCGTTTTTTACTGTCGGGTTTGCTGCCAACGGTAAAGGTCGGTGGCAGATATTACATAAGTAAGGAAGCCTTCGATCGCTGGATGCGAAACAATGCCGGAAAAGTGATAGACTTTTAAGATATAGGTATTGATGATCTTTGAAGGAAAATGCTATAATAACCATGATCAACAAAGTACAGTGGTCAATGGAGATACGGCATTTTTCCGGAGAAAAGGAAGGAAAAATGACGATGAAAAAACCAAATACAACTGCAAATACAGCGACAAAGGCAAAACGCTATGATGGAGAGGGAACAATTCGTGTCCGGGAGGATGGCCGCTGGGAGTATCGCATTAGCTTAGGGCTTGTCGAGGGCAAGTATAAGTATAAGAGCTTTTATGCTAAAAGCGAAAAGGAGTTAAAGAAGCTCATCAAGCAGTACCAGGAGAACCGCAAAAAATATGTAATGGAAGCTGACAAAACGCCATTATCGGTATATGCCTGGAAATGGATAAAGCTTTACAAATTTCCAAATTTGCGAGGCAATTCCAGAGATCGGCTGGAGTCAACTTATGTTAACCATATTGACCCTAAATTAGGCAGTATTCCGGTTAACCAGATTAGCAGCGATGATGTCCAGATGCTGATTAATGAGAAGGCCCAGGAACTGAGCTTATCTTACATCAAAAAGATTTATCAGTTTCTGAATGCTCTTTTTAACCATTTGGAGTGTAACCAGATTGTAGCAATGAACCCGTGTAAGAGTGTAATCCTTCCAAAAGAGGAGCATGTAGCGGTAAAACGCAAAGAGACGGAGATTCTGAGCAGCAAGGAGATTGAGAGACTTTATCAGTTTAGTGATCAGATTCGCAATAGCGGCAATCGGTTTTACAAGCACCTTCCGGCCTATATTTTTATTTTAAATACAGGCTTACGCTGTGGGGAGGCAATCGCCTTGGAGTGGTCAGACATCGACTTCGAAAAGCGGGAATGCCGGGTTACCAAAAATTTTACACTGGTAAAGCAGCGTGACAAGGAAGAAAATCCTGGAAAACGCCAGAAACTGGTCAGTGAGACCAAAACGGCAGCAGGCCGCCGGACAATCCCGTTAAATGATAAAGCGGTAGAGGCATTGCATCAGATCCAGTCTTATAATGAGCAGATGCATATTGACACCACCCATGTGATATCAACAGAGACAGGGGAGAGAATTTCAGAACGATCTTTATTCCGGTCTTTGGATTATGCGTTAGGTGCGATTGGTGCACATCATATCGGAGTGCATGGCTTACGTCACACATTTGCTTCCCGTATGCTGATGGCAGGGATTGATATTACCGTAGTGAGTAAGCTGCTGGGACACCGGGATATCACAACAACGTATAACACGTATATTCACATTGTTGAGGAACAGAAGCAGCAGGTGATGCAGATGATTCCATCAATCTAAATAACAATGAATTTGACCACAACTTGACCCAAATTTTGACCACAAATTTGACCCAATAAAAACAGGAGAAACCAGTAAAAATAAGTAAAAATCAGTTTTTCGGTAAATCAGTAAAAAATATGGACAGGCAATAAAAAAACGCCCGTAAATCCTGGAAATATAAGGGATTCACAAGCATTTCGCATAATTTTTTTCATAATTTATTTTTAGTGAAGATGGCATAAAAAGAATGCGTCTGAGAGGAATCGAACCTCCGCACGCGGCTCCGGAGGCCACTGCTCTATCCACTGAGCTACAAACGCATCTCTAGTATCATACTATATTTTTACCAAAACTTCAAGAGTCAATTTGAAAATGGGAGAAAAGATATGAAAAAGAAAAGAATAGCGGCAGCAGGACTTGCTGTTATTATGGCATTGACAGCAGCTGGCTGCCATCAGACTTCAAAAGAAGATACTGCACAGACAACAGTAAAGGAAAACAAGGAAGAAAAGGATACATCCAAAGAACAAATTGAAAAAGAGGAAACAGAAAAGAAAGTGCTACATCCCTATATCCACACAGACAGTGTAAGCGGATATGTAAACAGTGCAGATGGCAGTGTCCAGATAAATTATAGCCTGAAAACAGGAGGACTGGTATTAAGTGATGAGGAAGCAGCGGCTTATCCGGAACTGAATCAGGCGCTGACCCTGGAGTATGACACATTAAAAAAGAGTACACAGGAAGATCTGAACAACCTGAAAGAATCGGCAGAGGAAATGGTGGAGTATATGCAGGGGGATGATAATATGCAGTTAATAGCTGAATATGCACCGTATGTCCTTCGTGCAGATGAAAATGTGGTCAGCTACGAACAGTTTTATGATGATTATTACGGTGGAGCACATGGGTATCATTCCTATGCTGGTTTTACCTTTGATACTAAAACAGGAAAAAAGCTGGATCTTTATGATGTGATCACAGGTGAAGAAAGTGTAAAAGCCGGGATCATACAGGAATTAAAAAATAAGTATGCCAGCGAAGACGGGCTGGTGGAGAATAATACTCCTGAAGAAGATGCAGATACATTTTTTGAATATGTGGATTCTAAGGATCAGTCAGGTGCCGTTGCCTGGAGTCTTGGTGCGGACCGGTTGAATATTTATTATAATCCCTATAATATCGGTTCCTGGGCATTAGGCATTGTCAGCGTCAGCCTTCCTTTTGAAAAATATCCGGATGCCGTAAAAGAAGAGTATAAGATGGGGCCATCAGATTACTCTGTAAAGATTGGGATTTATGCAGATTACAGTGCAGATATTTACAATGATGGCAGCTTTTCAGATGTAAGTGTCTATCCGGATGGAACAGATGATTATGCAAACAGTGCCCTTCGCATACAGATCCAGGATGAAAATGGACAGGTTACAAGCCGTGTCTTTGATGATATGTATTATTTCACCATGGAGGCATATTATGTGAAGACTGGAAACAGGCATTTTCTTCATGTTTTCACACATTCAGAAAATGACTGGACTGCGGATAATGTGTATGAGATCACAAATGGGCAGATCCGTGATCTGGGATATGTAGAGGGAACTCCAGCACTGATACGATATGAGTATAATTATAATGAGGACAGTCTTTTTACCAACAGCGAGGATGTGGCTGCATACAATGATCCAGGTGCTCTTTACCTTGAAAAGACTATGAATGCATTCAGTACCTATTCCGGCAGCAGACATTATCATGTAGGAAGCTCTGGACTTTTAGAAAGCAGCGATCCTTATGTGGCAGGACCGGCAGAAATAGTGGTTACAGTAAAAAAGGCACTGACTGTAAAAAAGACAGATGCCTCTGGAAGGGAAAATGGAAAAACAGAAGTGATCCCTGTGGGAACAAAACTGTATTTTTACATGACAGATAATGAAAGTTACGTTATCTTTCGTTATGATGGGGATCAGTACGGAAAGGTATCTATGTATAACAGCGACTGGCCACAGAAAATAAATGGAGAAGAACTTGAAAGTGTACTGGATGGACTCATATTTGCAGGGTGAAATTTTACATAAAAGTTACAAAAATTCCCTATAAGGCCTTGTTTTGTTAAATATGAGTTGCATTTATATGAAATGTATGCTAAAATCTATTCAAGCTGTCCGGGAGGCTTTCCGGCAGACAAACAATGAAATCCTATTCGCATTACACCAGAGAGCCAGGAGATTATCTCCTGGCTTTTTGGTGCCAATAACTGTCTTGTCACATGACAATAGTGATTGACAAGACAAAGAAAAAGAGTTAGAATTGCGAAGATGTTAATGATGTGAGTGTCAAAAGTAAATTTTGCCACTCACTGATGTAACCGGATTGCTCCATTGCTATGCAATTCCCGCACTTACATCATGTTAATATCTTATGAAAAAATAAATCAGTTATAAGCTATGGAGGTATTATGGAAAATGTAAAAGCTTTTCTGCACCGGAAAGACATTGAGATCAGTGTGAAACGATACGGCATTGATGCCCTTGGTGCAATGGCACAGGGACTGTTCTGTTCCCTTTTGATCGGAACCATTATCAATACACTGGGAACCCAGCTTCATATCCCGTTCTTAACCATGACAGTGGCAACTGTTAATGACACAGCCTATACAGTAGGCGGTTTAGCATCTGCTATGAGCGGTCCTGCTATGGCAGTGGCTATCGGCTATGCACTTCATTGCCCACCGTTAGTATTATTCTCTCTGATTACAGTAGGATTTGCGTCCAATGCCCTTGGCGGTGCAGGTGGTCCTCTGGCAGTCCTTTTTGTTGCAGTTCTTGCTTCTGAGGCAGGAAAGGCAGTTTCTAAAGAAACAAAGGTAGATATCCTTGTTACGCCTCTTGTTACCATTGGTGTGGGAATTGCATTATCTGCACTTTTAGCGCCAGCGCTTGGAAAGGCAGCCATGAAAGTGGGAAGTGTGATCATGTGGGCAACAGAGCTTCAGCCATTTTTAATGGGAATTTTAGTTTCTGTATTTGTTGGTATCGCACTGACACTTCCTATTTCTTCTGCTGCGATCTGTGCAGCCTTAGGACTTACAGGACTGGCAGGAGGAGCAGCAGTAGCAGGCTGCTGTGCCCAGATGGTAGGTTTTGCAGTTATGTCTTTCCCGGAGAATAAATGGGGCGGCCTGGTATCCCAGGGAATCGGAACATCCATGCTTCAGATGGGAAATATTGTAAAAAATCCAAAGATCTGGATCGCGCCTATTGTTACCTCTGCTATTACAGGACCTGTTGCCACCTGCCTTTTCCATATGGAAATGAATGGTGCTGCTGTTTCTTCCGGTATGGGCACCTGCGGTCTGGTTGGCCAGATCGGTGTATATACAGGCTGGGTCAAAGATGTTTCTGAAGGAACAAAGGCAGTGATCACAACAGGCGACTGGGCCGGACTGCTTCTTGTATCCATCATCTTTCCGGCAGTGATCTGCCCGGTCATTAATATGTTCTTAAAGAAGATCGGCTGGGTCAAAGAAGGAGACCTGACACTGAAATAAAATGATGTACCAGGGTCAAAACATGAGTAAGGAGCCATTTTTTGAAGAAAAATGAGTGGATTACGAATGTTTTCTTCCGCAATATTAAAAACTTCCGTATCCTGTTAAAACTGGGCTTGTCCCTTAGGATAGGGAAGTTTTTTTATGTATCCGCTGATTTTCGCTGTATTGCATTTTGGTTTGCTTTTTGCTAGAATAGAGCGGAGTAGTGGCAGATAATGGAGGAAGAATAGAATATGAAACAAACTGTTCGAGGAAGAAAAAAACCTGGAAGAAGGTCTGATGATAAAACTAAGTATGCCAGATTGCTGGCAATCCCGGCAGCAATAGTGTTGGTACTGCTGATTGTGATCCTGGTCATGGATAAGAAACCGGGAAGCAGTAAAAATACAGAGGATACCACAGTATCTGAAGCTTCAGATATTTCTATAGAAGGAGATACAGAAAGCAGTACGGATGATGCATCTATTGAACCGGATAACAATGAATATAATCAGGATTTTTCTGCGTATGAACTCCAAAAGGACGCAAATCCCCAGGTCAATGAGCTGATTAGCACTTATTTTCAGGCAAAAGTGGATCAGGATGCCCAGATGCTTTATAAGGTATTTGGAAAAGAAGAGGATGACCGTATAGAGGAGAGAAAGCAGCAGTTAAAAGATGAAGCTGTTTATATCGAGGACTATCAGGATATCACCTGTTATACAAAAGCGGGAATGACAGATGATTCATATGTGGTATATGTGACCTATGATGTAAAATTCAGAAGAGTGGACACTCTGGCACCTGGTCTTATGTGGTGTTATGTAGTGAAAAATGATAACGGCGATTATATTATCCGTGAAAATGTTTTGGGTG includes these proteins:
- a CDS encoding ribbon-helix-helix domain-containing protein gives rise to the protein MDDKLIIRKVRGEDGYKVFSVRVKKELVKSLDEIAEASGYSRNEIVNIFLEYAIQHYIIEE
- a CDS encoding helix-turn-helix domain-containing protein, producing MNQERKINDYYNQEDLQQLFGFGRDKMHRFLLSGLLPTVKVGGRYYISKEAFDRWMRNNAGKVIDF
- a CDS encoding tyrosine-type recombinase/integrase produces the protein MTMKKPNTTANTATKAKRYDGEGTIRVREDGRWEYRISLGLVEGKYKYKSFYAKSEKELKKLIKQYQENRKKYVMEADKTPLSVYAWKWIKLYKFPNLRGNSRDRLESTYVNHIDPKLGSIPVNQISSDDVQMLINEKAQELSLSYIKKIYQFLNALFNHLECNQIVAMNPCKSVILPKEEHVAVKRKETEILSSKEIERLYQFSDQIRNSGNRFYKHLPAYIFILNTGLRCGEAIALEWSDIDFEKRECRVTKNFTLVKQRDKEENPGKRQKLVSETKTAAGRRTIPLNDKAVEALHQIQSYNEQMHIDTTHVISTETGERISERSLFRSLDYALGAIGAHHIGVHGLRHTFASRMLMAGIDITVVSKLLGHRDITTTYNTYIHIVEEQKQQVMQMIPSI
- a CDS encoding RsiV family protein, whose product is MKKKRIAAAGLAVIMALTAAGCHQTSKEDTAQTTVKENKEEKDTSKEQIEKEETEKKVLHPYIHTDSVSGYVNSADGSVQINYSLKTGGLVLSDEEAAAYPELNQALTLEYDTLKKSTQEDLNNLKESAEEMVEYMQGDDNMQLIAEYAPYVLRADENVVSYEQFYDDYYGGAHGYHSYAGFTFDTKTGKKLDLYDVITGEESVKAGIIQELKNKYASEDGLVENNTPEEDADTFFEYVDSKDQSGAVAWSLGADRLNIYYNPYNIGSWALGIVSVSLPFEKYPDAVKEEYKMGPSDYSVKIGIYADYSADIYNDGSFSDVSVYPDGTDDYANSALRIQIQDENGQVTSRVFDDMYYFTMEAYYVKTGNRHFLHVFTHSENDWTADNVYEITNGQIRDLGYVEGTPALIRYEYNYNEDSLFTNSEDVAAYNDPGALYLEKTMNAFSTYSGSRHYHVGSSGLLESSDPYVAGPAEIVVTVKKALTVKKTDASGRENGKTEVIPVGTKLYFYMTDNESYVIFRYDGDQYGKVSMYNSDWPQKINGEELESVLDGLIFAG
- a CDS encoding PTS sugar transporter subunit IIC, with the protein product MENVKAFLHRKDIEISVKRYGIDALGAMAQGLFCSLLIGTIINTLGTQLHIPFLTMTVATVNDTAYTVGGLASAMSGPAMAVAIGYALHCPPLVLFSLITVGFASNALGGAGGPLAVLFVAVLASEAGKAVSKETKVDILVTPLVTIGVGIALSALLAPALGKAAMKVGSVIMWATELQPFLMGILVSVFVGIALTLPISSAAICAALGLTGLAGGAAVAGCCAQMVGFAVMSFPENKWGGLVSQGIGTSMLQMGNIVKNPKIWIAPIVTSAITGPVATCLFHMEMNGAAVSSGMGTCGLVGQIGVYTGWVKDVSEGTKAVITTGDWAGLLLVSIIFPAVICPVINMFLKKIGWVKEGDLTLK